From uncultured Pseudodesulfovibrio sp.:
GACCGTGGGGGTTGGATTGAACTGCGGCGCGAGGGATTGTTCGATCAGTGCACCTGCTATGAGTGGCAGCACTCCTATGAAAAAGGTTGTGCCGAGATAAGCGTAGGGGTTGATCTCCTGTGGTTTTTTCTTGAGCAGGATGGAATAGACTGCCCAGAGAAAGCCAGCTCCCAACATCCAGATATCTCCGACATGGAATGATAGATCGCGCAATATCTGGAGTTGGCCGCGTGTAACCAGAATTACGATGCCGGTGATGGAAATGATCAGTCCGAAAGCCCGAAAGCGGGTGATCGCTTCACCAAGGAATATGCGTGAAAGGATAACCACGAAAACCGGTGTGGTTGTTGCGATGAGCGACAGATTCAAGGCCTCGGTTGTATGCCCAGCTTGATAGATGAGCGTGTTGAAGACCGTGACCCCGAACATGGCAGAGATCAACATGTGGCGCCAATGTTTGCGGATACGATCTCGTTCACGCCAGATGATGGGCGCAGCAAAAGGAAGCAGTACTATTGTGGCCGTGGACCAGCGCAAGGCTGCCAAGGTAATGGGCGGGAGTACATCGCCAAGCCCTCGTGCAATGATGAAGTTGCCTGACCAGATGAGCGTAGCTAACAGGGCGCAGAGTGAGCCGAAGCTTTTGCTTGGAGTCACCCTAACTGACCACTTCGAAGCCGATCTTGGTGATGGCCTCCTTAATGGCTTCGGGTGCGATGGCAGTTTCGTCGGAGTAAATGACGTCACCGGAAAGCAGGTCGATACTTACGTCTTTCGCGCCTAAAGTTTCCATAGCTTCAGTGACGGATTTGACGCAATGTTGGCAGCTCATGCCTTTGACTTTAACGATGGGCATAGAACGATCCCCTTTTTATACTGATGATTACCCGATTACGTTTTTAAAGCGCACCGAGGTTCATTTTATCGGCGATAGCGGTCATGTCACTGGACAAAATTTTCTTGTCTGAATCAAAACCGGCCATGCACAGGATAGTGAGACTTTTTTTGGAGTCAAGCAAGATCATTAGACCGCCGGAACCGGGCATGCCGGGGTCGAAGAAAAAAGCTTTGTGTCCCTTGTATTCCAATGCCTGCGCGTCGGGCATTTGGCTTTCCTGATCAGAAGCCAACGTAAACTGATAGTTCAGTCCATCGGCCTGTATGCCGACAAACGCGCTGCCTTTATCGGCTGCCGCACCGATTTCCTGACCGTTGGGGATAGCCTTTGCGGCCTGTATTTTGAGTTCGGTCAGATTCCATTCACCGGCAAGAACAGTGGAACAGAGACAGAGAGTGACCAGAAAAGAGAGAACGAGTACGGACTTTTTCATGAAAACTCCAAGAAAGTTGCGTTATGTGCGAAAGAAGGACTTGTTCATACATAACGCAACCGAATATGCAAATAAAAAAGGTGATGTTTTTATTCGCCCTTGAAGAATCTCAGCCGTAAGGAGTTGGATACCACGGTTACGGAACTCAGTGCCATGGCCGTTCCTGCGATCATGGGATTCAGGGTTGGTCCGCCAAAGATATGCAAGACACCTGCGGCCACCGGGATGCCGATGACGTTGAAGGCGAACGCCCAGAAAAGGTTTTCCTTGATATTGGTCATGGTTGCCCGTGAAAGTTTGAGTGCGGTCAGTATGCCGTGCAGGTCGGATTTCATAAGCACCACGTCACCGGATTCCACGGCCACATCAATACCTGATCCCATGGCAATACCGATGTCGGCCTGCGCCAGCGCCGGGGCATCATTGATACCGTCGCCGACCATGGCAACCTTGCGTCCGTCCTTTTGGAGTCGGGTGACTTCTTCGGCCTTGCGGTCAGGCATGACGCCCGCGATGACGGTGTCGATACCGGCCCGTTCAGCAATGACTTTGGCGTTAACTTCGCTGTCTCCCGTCAGCATGACCGGGGTCAGGCCGTTGGCCTTGAGTTTGGCGATGACTTCAGGAGTTTCATCGCGTATCTCGTCGGCAATAACAAACAGGGCGTTAAGTTTATTTTCGGAAGCGAAGTAAACAACTGTCGCGCCTTGTTTCTCATAATGACCGACGGCTTCTTCCGCGAATCCGTCTTCTCCGAAGTTGCAACCGTGTTCCTGCATGAAGGCCCAGTTGCCAATGAGAACTTCTCGATAATCAATGGTAGCCTTAATACCTTTGCCCGGAATGGCTTCAAAGGAGTTGGGTGTCGGGAATTCGAGATCCTTGTCCTTTGCGTATCGGACAATAGCCTGTGCCAGCGGGTGTTCGGATTGGGACTCTGCGGCCGCAGCCAGATAGATGGCTTCTGTCTGGGCCATGGTGCCACGGACCATGGTGATAGCGGCCAGCTCCGGTCGCCCATGGGTCAGGGTGCCCGTCTTGTCGAAGATCACGGTGTCGAGATTACCCGCACCTTGCAAGGCTTGGCCGGATTTGATGAGAACACCGAGTTGTGCGCCGCGTCCGGTGCCGACCATGATGGCGACCGGGGTTGCCAGTCCCATGGCGCACGGGCATGCAATGACCATGACGGCCACGAAAATGCGCAGGCTGAACGGGAAATCCGCTCCCCCGATGAAGTACCATGCCATGCCAGCCAGCAGAGCTGTGAGCATGACAGTTGGTACAAAATAGAAACTGATGGTGTCCGCGAGATTGGCGATGGGAGCCTTGGAACCTTGTGCTTCCTGCACAAGTTTGATGATACGCGCCAGCACAGTATCTGCGCCTACGCGTTGGACTTCCATTGTCAATGCGCCGTGGGTGTTGAGCGTGCCTCCGGCCACAGTGTCACCGATGTCCTTGCCTACGGGCATGGGTTCGCCGGTCAGCATGGATTCATCCACGGAAGAACGTCCGTCGGTGATGATGCCGTCTACGGGAATACGTTCGCCCGGTTTGATCAGGAGCAGGTCGCCTGCTTCCACTTCTTCAACGGCGATGGATGATTGTTCGCCATCGACCAACAGAGTGGCTGTGTCCGGGGTCAACTGCATGAGCGCACGGATGGCGTCGGACGTTTTAAGTTTGGATCGTGCTTCGAAAT
This genomic window contains:
- a CDS encoding DMT family transporter, yielding MTPSKSFGSLCALLATLIWSGNFIIARGLGDVLPPITLAALRWSTATIVLLPFAAPIIWRERDRIRKHWRHMLISAMFGVTVFNTLIYQAGHTTEALNLSLIATTTPVFVVILSRIFLGEAITRFRAFGLIISITGIVILVTRGQLQILRDLSFHVGDIWMLGAGFLWAVYSILLKKKPQEINPYAYLGTTFFIGVLPLIAGALIEQSLAPQFNPTPTVIGSVLYIGIGASLVSYVLWTKAVSIIGPTVASFIYYTLPVFCAIEAYFILNESATWAHGAGFLLIVSGILLATHPRFNRQTS
- a CDS encoding cation transporter, producing the protein MPIVKVKGMSCQHCVKSVTEAMETLGAKDVSIDLLSGDVIYSDETAIAPEAIKEAITKIGFEVVS
- a CDS encoding heavy metal translocating P-type ATPase; translation: MKKTLVQINGMHCAACSGRVERVVGDMGGVESANVNLAAESMDLTFDPEIVTAETIGDRIKDLGFEAVFPVENGLTNLNLALGGMHCAACSGRIERVVGNLPGVDTATVNLAAETGSFSFDSAQISRRDIRQAITDAGFSSEVQSDTTTLFESRRKKAEERLATQKRALIPAFLFALPLLILSMGRMWGMPLPQFLDPMHSPLNFALAQLLLTLPVVWSGRNFYLQGIPALLRGGPNMDSLVAMGTGAAFIYSLWNTIAIASSIGDVHMHAMDLYYESAAVLIAMISMGKYFEARSKLKTSDAIRALMQLTPDTATLLVDGEQSSIAVEEVEAGDLLLIKPGERIPVDGIITDGRSSVDESMLTGEPMPVGKDIGDTVAGGTLNTHGALTMEVQRVGADTVLARIIKLVQEAQGSKAPIANLADTISFYFVPTVMLTALLAGMAWYFIGGADFPFSLRIFVAVMVIACPCAMGLATPVAIMVGTGRGAQLGVLIKSGQALQGAGNLDTVIFDKTGTLTHGRPELAAITMVRGTMAQTEAIYLAAAAESQSEHPLAQAIVRYAKDKDLEFPTPNSFEAIPGKGIKATIDYREVLIGNWAFMQEHGCNFGEDGFAEEAVGHYEKQGATVVYFASENKLNALFVIADEIRDETPEVIAKLKANGLTPVMLTGDSEVNAKVIAERAGIDTVIAGVMPDRKAEEVTRLQKDGRKVAMVGDGINDAPALAQADIGIAMGSGIDVAVESGDVVLMKSDLHGILTALKLSRATMTNIKENLFWAFAFNVIGIPVAAGVLHIFGGPTLNPMIAGTAMALSSVTVVSNSLRLRFFKGE